In one Parageobacillus genomosp. 1 genomic region, the following are encoded:
- a CDS encoding alpha-galactosidase, giving the protein MSIKYIPEKQIWVMTTSLTDYVIGVDVEGNLKHVYWGSKQPLLLDYMDLPKSIEHPGGGPIGPHRDEIMPWGGLRFTEPGIKVTFSDHIRDLHLTYDRHEVLAPDQLVIYLKDTLKPLTVKLNYKVIKEYDLIERYVEIMNEGTEALRIEQLMGAIWHFPVHPEYRLTYLAGLSRGETQVRTEWIQEGKKVLESRHGRTSHQFNPWFAIDFGTATEEYGDVYFGAIAFSGNWKIVVEKTPYQTLQVAAGFNDFDFCWTLKPGETFQSPVCIGGFTEKGFGEASRHMHRYQKRYILRNGDKIRKVMYNSWYATEFDVTEEGQKRLAEQAAQLGVELFVVDDGWFGARDHDRAGLGDWFPNKKKFPKGLHPLIQHVKSLGMDFGIWIEPEMVNPDSNLYRSRPDWVYRFPGRRNTEQRNQLVLNLSRPDVQEYIFSVLDDLLSNHEIDYIKWDMNRSFSEPGWPEAPPEHHREMWVRHVLGVYSILERLQKKHPHVAFESCSGGGARIDLGIMKYIDNVWPSDNTDPFDRLFIQEGYTYAYNTKAMLCWVTDVPDENNLRTTTLKYRFHSAMMGSLGIGLNLNKCSQLELQECKKYIDQYKEIRSIVQDGELYRLLSPRSSYGAVFQYVSSDRFRSVLFAFRHKQQFRHPFYPIKLRGLDPEAVYFCRQLNIKRSGFSLMTRGILLDLRGDYASELLMFEKI; this is encoded by the coding sequence ATGTCCATCAAATATATTCCGGAAAAGCAAATATGGGTCATGACGACAAGTCTTACTGATTATGTAATAGGAGTAGATGTAGAGGGGAATTTGAAACACGTATACTGGGGGAGTAAGCAGCCACTGCTTTTAGACTACATGGATTTGCCGAAATCGATTGAACATCCCGGTGGAGGGCCCATCGGACCGCACAGGGATGAAATCATGCCGTGGGGAGGTTTGCGCTTCACGGAGCCAGGGATTAAGGTGACATTTTCCGATCATATTCGTGATTTGCATCTTACCTATGACAGGCATGAAGTCTTAGCCCCGGATCAGTTAGTGATTTATTTGAAGGATACTCTCAAGCCGCTCACGGTGAAACTGAACTATAAAGTGATTAAAGAATATGATTTGATCGAGCGTTATGTTGAAATCATGAATGAAGGAACCGAAGCGCTCCGAATCGAGCAACTGATGGGGGCCATCTGGCATTTTCCAGTCCACCCCGAGTATCGATTAACGTATTTAGCCGGCCTTTCTAGAGGAGAGACTCAAGTCAGGACAGAATGGATTCAAGAGGGCAAAAAGGTACTGGAAAGTCGCCATGGGAGAACAAGCCACCAGTTCAACCCATGGTTTGCCATTGATTTTGGAACGGCAACCGAAGAATATGGTGACGTGTACTTTGGAGCCATCGCTTTTAGTGGCAATTGGAAAATAGTGGTTGAAAAAACTCCGTATCAGACGCTGCAGGTGGCTGCGGGATTCAATGATTTTGATTTCTGCTGGACGTTAAAACCGGGGGAAACATTTCAATCCCCGGTCTGCATAGGAGGATTTACAGAAAAGGGGTTTGGGGAAGCAAGCCGTCATATGCATAGATATCAAAAAAGATACATTCTTCGAAATGGTGATAAAATAAGAAAGGTGATGTACAATTCTTGGTATGCCACGGAATTTGACGTGACTGAGGAAGGACAGAAGCGGTTAGCTGAGCAAGCAGCACAGCTGGGCGTTGAATTGTTTGTAGTGGATGACGGTTGGTTTGGTGCTCGAGATCATGATCGTGCAGGATTGGGCGATTGGTTTCCGAATAAAAAGAAATTTCCAAAGGGTTTGCATCCATTAATCCAACATGTGAAATCTTTAGGGATGGATTTTGGGATCTGGATTGAACCGGAAATGGTCAACCCTGACAGCAATCTTTACCGAAGTCGCCCAGATTGGGTTTATCGCTTTCCGGGACGGAGGAATACGGAACAAAGGAATCAGCTCGTCTTAAACCTGTCTAGGCCAGATGTTCAGGAATATATTTTTTCTGTGCTAGATGACTTATTGTCTAATCATGAAATTGACTACATTAAGTGGGATATGAACCGTTCATTCAGTGAACCCGGCTGGCCGGAAGCCCCTCCTGAACATCATAGGGAAATGTGGGTCAGACATGTCCTAGGAGTTTATAGCATACTAGAGAGATTACAAAAGAAGCATCCCCATGTGGCATTTGAATCGTGTTCGGGTGGCGGAGCGAGAATTGACCTGGGAATCATGAAGTATATCGACAACGTTTGGCCAAGCGACAATACAGATCCCTTTGACCGGCTGTTCATCCAGGAAGGGTATACCTATGCCTATAATACGAAGGCGATGCTATGTTGGGTAACGGATGTGCCGGATGAAAACAATTTGCGCACAACAACGTTAAAATATCGTTTTCATAGTGCGATGATGGGCTCGCTTGGTATTGGATTGAACCTGAATAAATGCAGTCAATTGGAGCTTCAGGAATGCAAAAAATATATTGATCAGTATAAGGAGATACGTTCCATCGTCCAAGATGGGGAGTTGTATCGACTTCTTTCCCCACGTTCTTCTTACGGGGCGGTCTTTCAGTATGTAAGCTCTGATCGCTTCCGGTCTGTTCTGTTTGCTTTTCGGCATAAACAACAATTCCGTCATCCTTTTTACCCCATCAAGTTAAGAGGGCTTGATCCGGAGGCGGTCTACTTTTGCAGAC